A genomic stretch from Bacillota bacterium includes:
- the smpB gene encoding SsrA-binding protein SmpB — protein sequence MAKPESIKVITENRKARHDYHIEETYEAGIVLSGTEVKSLRLGRANLTDSYAGVENGEVFLYNCHISPYDHGNRFNHEPKRKRKLLLHRREINRLVGLTQQKGYTLVPLRMYFTRGLAKVELALARGKRSYDKREDLAKRDTQRQIARALKERQQT from the coding sequence TTGGCAAAGCCAGAGTCCATTAAAGTTATTACGGAAAACCGCAAAGCGCGCCACGATTATCATATCGAGGAAACCTATGAAGCCGGCATTGTCTTGTCCGGTACCGAGGTGAAGTCTTTGCGGCTTGGAAGGGCAAATCTTACCGACAGCTACGCGGGAGTTGAAAACGGCGAGGTCTTCTTGTATAATTGTCACATAAGCCCTTACGATCACGGGAACCGATTCAATCACGAACCGAAACGGAAGCGAAAGTTGCTGCTTCATCGGCGAGAAATCAACCGATTGGTCGGTCTGACACAGCAAAAGGGATACACCTTGGTGCCTCTACGTATGTATTTTACCCGCGGCCTTGCCAAGGTGGAGTTGGCCTTGGCCCGAGGTAAACGCAGTTATGACAAGCGTGAGGACCTGGCCAAGCGCGATACTCAGCGGCAAATCGCCCGGGCCTTGAAGGAGAGGCAGCAAACTTAA